A part of Miscanthus floridulus cultivar M001 chromosome 6, ASM1932011v1, whole genome shotgun sequence genomic DNA contains:
- the LOC136459464 gene encoding probable glucuronosyltransferase Os03g0107900, whose translation MRHHQACSRAHQVGALLLVAATFLLTRLFDRLLLDTSSSAPITPGRPSSSADLRIYVYAEDEIQGLRALLRGRDGTITAATCLKGQWGTQVKIHQFLLKSRFRTFNKDQANLFFVPSYVKCVRMTGALSDKEINQTYVKVLSQMPYFHRSGGRDHIFVFPSGAGAHLFRSWATFLNRSIILTPEGDRTDKRGTSAFNTWKDIIIPGNVDDSMVKSDARAVQPIPLTKRKCLANFLGRAQGKAGRLQLVELAKQYPDKLESPELKLSGPNKLGRIEYFKHLRNAKFCLAPRGESSWTLRFYESFFVECVPVILSDEVELPFQNVIDYSEISIKWPSSRIGPELLEYLESISDERIEEMIGHGRQMRCLWVYAADTVPCSAMTGILTELQKKVQRFHQSPETFWLHNRSIVNRDLIEFHSWRTPVPLP comes from the exons ATGCGGCACCACCAAGCCTGCAGCCGCGCTCACCAGGTGGGCGCTCTGCTCCTCGTCGCTGCCACCTTCCTCCTCACCCGCCTCTTCGACCGCCTCCTCCTCGACACATCTTCCTCCGCCCCCATAACCCCCGGCCGGCCCTCCTCTTCCGCTGACCTCCGCATCTACGTCTACGCTGAGGACGAGATCCAGGGCCTCCGCGCCCTGCTCCGGGGACGCGATGGCACCATCACCGCCGCCACATGCCTTAAGGGTCAATGGGGCACCCAG GTCAAGATCCACCAGTTTCTTCTAAAGTCAAGGTTCAGAACATTCAACAAGGATCAAGCAAATCTCTTCTTTGTTCCGAGCTATGTCAAGTGTGTTCGCATGACAGGGGCACTAAGTGACAAGGAAATCAATCAGACCTATGTCAAG GTTCTGAGTCAGATGCCATATTTCCATAGATCAGGTGGGCGTGACCACATTTTTGTCTTCCCAAG TGGTGCAGGAGCTCATCTGTTTCGCTCATGGGCAACATTTCTGAATCGATCTATTATCCTTACTCCAGAG GGTGACCGGACTGACAAGCGTGGTACGAGTGCATTTAATACATGGAAAGATATTATTATACCTGGGAACGTGGATGATTCTATGGTGAAGTCTGATGCTCGTGCTGTCCAACCAATCCCGCTAACAAAAAGGAAGTGCTTAGCCAACTTCCTTGGACGTGCCCAGGGGAAAGCAGGGCGCCTTCAACTGGTGGAGCTTGCAAAGCAGTATCCTGACAAG CTGGAATCTCCAGAACTCAAATTATCTGGCCCCAACAAATTGGGAAGGATCGAATACTTCAAGCACCTGAGAAATGCAAAGTTCTGCTTGGCTCCACGTGGAGAGTCATCTTGGACACTTCGGTTCTATGAATCCTTCTTTGTG gAATGTGTGCCGGTGATTTTGTCAGATGAAGTTGAGCTTCCTTTCCAGAATGTGATCGACTACAGTGAAATCTCGATAAAGTGGCCATCGTCCAGGATTGGACCTGAACTCCTTGAGTACCTTGAATCAATATCAG ATGAAAGGATCGAGGAAATGATTGGTCATGGGCGTCAGATGAGATGCTTGTGGGTGTATGCAGCTGATACTGTGCCGTGCTCTGCCATGACCGGTATCCTGACAGAGCTGCAGAAGAAAGTGCAGCGGTTCCATCAATCACCCGAAACGTTCTGGCTGCACAACAGATCGATTGTGAATAGAGATCTGATTGAGTTCCACAGCTGGAGGACGCCTGTTCCGTTGCCATGA